In Arcobacter sp. LA11, a single genomic region encodes these proteins:
- a CDS encoding DUF5644 domain-containing protein, whose product MQLEISLFKFDYKSDYLPYYTKNFIKVKKEKTLLDILNGINNENPFGYRNSKNFNVVINGIYTNVTITLEELTENFGTDLTIEPISIRRAHTDLLINDADFQERLAVLSEFVEDEDITKYKSYRIYFYASNTINFEYDYIGDSLLLLAHDLIEKDKSKEKEILKALAEYDCGAEYHTSLENRVYNFDSSIEEKISSIKTKLNLTKSIKEQNFNLDKKNDLNFGNFDEIKEIKHDFNDFNIAYYKGLEEDSETSNLLSKLNAKIIDTQTMNYDLALDTFHINSDFTMKLASTVILDAFDNSADLLVVDNENTFNLFDSNRKFLQETSGRDVILPVIHKNELAKLAIGLHDEVKQTLCKHSVDPELV is encoded by the coding sequence ATGCAACTAGAAATCTCTTTATTCAAATTTGATTACAAATCTGATTATTTACCATACTATACGAAAAATTTCATTAAAGTGAAAAAAGAAAAGACTCTTTTGGATATTTTAAATGGTATCAACAATGAAAATCCATTTGGATATAGAAATAGTAAAAATTTCAATGTTGTAATAAATGGTATATACACAAATGTAACAATTACTCTTGAGGAACTAACTGAAAACTTTGGTACTGATTTAACAATTGAACCTATTTCAATTAGAAGAGCTCATACTGACTTATTAATCAATGATGCAGATTTTCAGGAAAGACTTGCAGTTCTTTCAGAATTTGTAGAAGACGAAGATATAACAAAATATAAAAGCTACAGAATTTATTTTTACGCATCAAACACAATTAATTTTGAATATGATTATATAGGTGATTCATTATTACTATTAGCACATGATTTAATTGAAAAAGATAAATCAAAAGAGAAAGAGATTTTAAAAGCATTGGCAGAATATGATTGTGGTGCGGAATACCATACAAGCTTAGAAAATAGAGTTTATAATTTTGATTCTTCAATCGAAGAAAAAATATCTTCAATTAAAACAAAACTTAATTTAACAAAAAGTATTAAAGAGCAAAATTTTAATTTAGATAAGAAAAATGATTTAAACTTTGGTAATTTTGATGAAATAAAAGAAATTAAACATGACTTCAATGACTTTAATATTGCATATTACAAAGGTTTAGAAGAAGATTCTGAAACTTCTAACTTATTATCAAAATTAAATGCAAAGATTATTGACACACAAACTATGAATTATGATTTAGCCTTAGATACATTTCATATAAATTCAGATTTTACTATGAAATTAGCATCAACAGTTATTCTTGATGCATTTGATAATAGTGCAGATCTATTAGTTGTTGATAACGAAAATACATTTAATCTTTTTGATTCAAATAGAAAATTCTTACAAGAAACAAGTGGAAGAGATGTAATTCTTCCAGTAATTCACAAAAATGAACTTGCGAAACTTGCTATTGGTTTACACGATGAAGTAAAACAAACTCTATGTAAACATTCAGTTGACCCTGAGTTAGTATAA
- a CDS encoding FMN-binding glutamate synthase family protein, with translation MDVFDEILLYIEVIFLVFFLIMLAWYVHDKYVQRDHQLLVNYPIIGRLRYVLEEAREPFRQYFGDEKFYESKDKLDWVAKASRDLPNYASFSPAQPLPKPKFMLRHATIVLNDDEVDTQFEVKFGDTRKTPYVAKSIIARSAMSDGSISPEGTRAFVRGSYMGNFPINSGEGGLTSNFFVTHQNYDEKYMKIVDGTDFQKKVKDIVTKLFNGALGADVYRKMVFKDDPEAETYVFDTRKKLFYRPNWEAPLENFPEEVPEDMPDIILQVSSGLYSVRTKDGKFDPERYKRVMKFCKMTELKIAQGAKQTGGKLVAEKVSAAIAYYRNVEPHKDLFSPNRFPYANSVEELFDFIGQMQELSGKPVGIKIVISDYENIEPYAKEIAKRVKEGNSAYPDYISIDGGSGGSATAPIEMMERIGLNVRDSIYLADKVLSNHGVREKVKLIGSGKLLTPDDIVIAMAIGCDFVQIARGFMMSAGCIRARYCSGTTGHQCPVGLATQDKDKRKKYFVYKQAKKVRDYHKNLLKSIRGLLAVMGLKNIQELNKHRIMFLDRNSKVHDNIDDVFGRRLDIGKDLEDEYHESR, from the coding sequence ATGGATGTTTTTGACGAGATACTTTTATATATAGAAGTTATTTTTCTTGTATTTTTTTTAATAATGTTAGCGTGGTATGTGCATGATAAATATGTACAAAGAGATCATCAATTATTGGTAAATTATCCAATTATTGGAAGACTAAGATATGTTTTAGAGGAAGCTAGGGAACCTTTTAGACAATATTTTGGTGATGAGAAGTTTTATGAATCGAAAGATAAACTTGATTGGGTAGCTAAAGCTTCTAGAGATTTACCTAATTACGCTTCTTTTTCTCCGGCTCAACCTTTACCCAAACCAAAGTTCATGTTAAGACATGCAACAATTGTTTTAAATGATGATGAGGTTGATACACAATTTGAAGTAAAATTTGGTGATACTAGAAAAACACCATATGTTGCAAAATCAATTATTGCAAGAAGTGCAATGAGTGATGGTTCTATTTCTCCTGAAGGAACGCGAGCCTTTGTTCGAGGTTCATATATGGGAAATTTCCCTATTAATTCTGGAGAAGGTGGTTTAACTTCAAACTTTTTTGTAACACATCAAAATTATGATGAAAAATATATGAAAATAGTTGATGGTACAGATTTTCAGAAAAAAGTTAAAGATATTGTAACTAAGTTATTTAATGGTGCCTTAGGAGCTGATGTTTATCGTAAGATGGTTTTTAAAGATGATCCAGAAGCAGAAACATATGTTTTTGATACAAGAAAAAAACTTTTTTATAGACCAAATTGGGAAGCACCTTTAGAAAATTTCCCAGAGGAAGTTCCTGAAGATATGCCAGATATTATTCTTCAAGTAAGTTCTGGACTTTATTCAGTTAGAACAAAAGATGGAAAGTTTGATCCTGAACGTTATAAAAGAGTTATGAAGTTTTGTAAAATGACAGAACTTAAAATTGCTCAAGGGGCTAAACAAACGGGTGGAAAATTAGTTGCTGAAAAAGTAAGTGCAGCAATTGCATATTATAGAAATGTAGAACCACATAAAGATCTATTTTCTCCTAATAGATTTCCTTATGCAAATTCTGTTGAAGAGTTATTTGATTTTATAGGTCAAATGCAAGAACTTTCAGGAAAGCCAGTTGGGATTAAAATTGTAATTTCAGATTATGAAAATATAGAACCATATGCAAAAGAGATTGCAAAAAGAGTAAAAGAAGGTAATTCTGCTTATCCTGATTATATCTCTATTGATGGTGGTAGTGGTGGTAGTGCTACTGCTCCTATTGAGATGATGGAAAGAATTGGATTAAATGTAAGAGATTCTATTTATTTAGCAGATAAAGTTTTATCAAATCATGGTGTTAGAGAAAAAGTTAAATTAATAGGAAGTGGTAAACTTTTAACTCCTGATGATATTGTTATTGCTATGGCAATTGGATGTGATTTTGTTCAAATTGCAAGAGGATTTATGATGAGTGCAGGTTGTATTAGAGCTAGATATTGTTCTGGAACAACAGGGCATCAGTGTCCAGTAGGTTTAGCTACTCAAGATAAAGACAAAAGAAAAAAATATTTTGTATATAAACAGGCTAAAAAAGTTAGAGATTATCATAAGAATCTTTTAAAAAGTATACGTGGATTGCTTGCTGTTATGGGACTTAAAAATATACAAGAATTAAATAAACATAGAATTATGTTTTTAGATAGAAACTCTAAAGTACATGATAATATTGATGATGTATTTGGACGAAGATTAGATATTGGTAAAGATTTGGAGGATGAGTATCATGAATCTAGATAA
- a CDS encoding YigZ family protein, protein MYFIKEEFTQTYEEKKSKFIAYLTSYENFDSLMKKLKEEHSKGRHFVYAYRYLNEFDQIVENCSDDGEPKGTSGKPSLNVLTGNDLINSAVIIVRYFGGVKLGTGGLVRAYSDAVNLVIKNSVLYKYQKLEIVSIQLGYPLLSKIEYILNRLEIKILDKDFNNDIKLTLSLTKEQLESLKKEKPREVNIL, encoded by the coding sequence ATGTATTTTATAAAAGAAGAGTTCACTCAAACTTACGAAGAAAAAAAATCTAAATTTATTGCATATTTAACTTCATATGAAAACTTTGATTCTTTGATGAAAAAGTTAAAAGAAGAACATTCCAAAGGTCGACATTTTGTATATGCATATAGATATTTAAATGAATTTGATCAAATAGTAGAAAATTGTAGTGATGATGGTGAGCCAAAAGGAACTAGTGGAAAACCTTCTTTAAATGTATTAACTGGTAATGATTTGATTAATAGTGCTGTAATTATTGTACGATATTTTGGTGGGGTTAAACTTGGTACTGGTGGATTGGTTAGAGCTTATAGTGATGCTGTAAATTTAGTTATAAAAAATAGTGTATTGTATAAATACCAAAAGCTAGAGATAGTTTCAATACAACTTGGATATCCTTTATTATCTAAAATAGAATATATATTAAATAGATTAGAAATAAAAATTTTAGATAAAGACTTTAACAATGATATTAAATTAACTCTTTCTTTAACTAAAGAACAATTGGAAAGTTTAAAAAAAGAAAAACCAAGAGAAGTCAATATATTATAA
- a CDS encoding DUF6394 family protein: MNLDKVISGFFIILAMTVNFGFFYGDMDSLEHHSKYELMAAIIVNVIATTLKLGDKTQMGSVLLATSLAADIQLIAAASVWTIAAYAYTMNQEIVAMIISLSGGALLANIVSVMLYMGDTLKSKR; the protein is encoded by the coding sequence ATGAATCTAGATAAGGTTATTTCTGGGTTTTTTATTATACTGGCAATGACAGTAAATTTTGGGTTTTTTTATGGTGATATGGATTCTTTAGAACATCATAGTAAATATGAATTAATGGCTGCAATTATTGTAAATGTAATTGCAACTACTTTAAAACTTGGTGATAAAACTCAAATGGGTTCAGTTTTACTTGCAACATCTCTTGCCGCAGATATTCAACTAATAGCAGCAGCATCTGTTTGGACAATAGCTGCATATGCTTATACGATGAATCAAGAAATTGTAGCAATGATAATTTCACTCTCTGGTGGTGCTTTACTTGCAAATATCGTTTCTGTTATGTTATATATGGGTGATACATTAAAATCAAAACGTTAA
- a CDS encoding HNH endonuclease — translation MVLDLQFIIYGLIIIAALVPLYIYREKVFKRFYKTGNIKTFLRDVDAYLTLNHPKIPFDFSVASKFEEEKDIRIKETLIVEALIKQFANYEYELRTQRGIDKDKIWNGYEGNSKLLKDNKLPIDWAQRKEAAWMRDNNKCNRCGTKTKLVDTQVLLAKQMKNGGGFNLENIVILCNDCSRIIKSANIEKTSRDLHILDNLMRKVAN, via the coding sequence ATGGTTCTAGATTTACAGTTTATAATATATGGTCTAATTATAATTGCAGCTCTCGTTCCATTATATATCTATCGAGAAAAAGTATTTAAACGATTTTATAAAACAGGTAACATCAAAACATTTTTAAGAGATGTGGATGCATACTTAACTCTAAACCATCCAAAAATCCCATTTGATTTTTCAGTTGCTTCAAAATTTGAAGAAGAAAAAGATATAAGAATAAAAGAGACTTTAATAGTTGAAGCCCTAATAAAACAATTTGCTAACTATGAATATGAATTAAGAACACAAAGAGGCATTGACAAAGACAAAATTTGGAATGGCTATGAGGGAAATTCAAAACTATTAAAAGATAACAAATTACCTATAGACTGGGCACAAAGAAAAGAAGCTGCTTGGATGAGAGACAACAACAAATGTAATAGATGTGGAACTAAAACAAAATTAGTTGATACACAAGTTTTACTTGCAAAACAGATGAAAAATGGTGGAGGATTCAATCTAGAAAATATAGTTATTTTATGTAATGACTGTAGTAGAATAATTAAATCAGCAAATATAGAAAAAACATCAAGGGACTTACATATTTTAGATAATCTTATGCGAAAAGTTGCAAACTAG
- the murA gene encoding UDP-N-acetylglucosamine 1-carboxyvinyltransferase, with protein sequence MEYLKIIGETNLSGEVKISGAKNAALPLIAATILAKNEISICNMPNVVDINTFLKLIDKLGGTFKKENDCIKIDTSKLHNTTATYDIVKTMRASILVLGPILARFGHCEVSLPGGCAIGQRPVDLHLKALEAMGAVIKINHGYIEASAPNGLKGAKIVFDKVTVGGTENTVMAAALADGETTIINAAKEPEIVQLCEIIRNAGVSIEGIGTSKLIIQGTNKELLNIKDFDVIPDRIEAGTYMCAAAITNSKLKINKVIPLHLEAIISKLEEMNFEILQDENSVTVMPTDEIKPVNIVTTEYPGFPTDMQAQFMALATQAKGTSTIDERLFENRFMHVSELLRLGADIHLNGNIATINGSKNTLNGTDVMATDLRASSALVLSALVAQGETSIHRIYHLDRGYEDLEGKFSNIGANVARFKE encoded by the coding sequence ATGGAATATTTAAAAATAATTGGTGAAACTAACCTTTCTGGAGAGGTTAAAATATCTGGTGCTAAAAATGCGGCATTACCTTTAATAGCAGCAACAATTTTAGCAAAAAACGAAATTTCTATATGTAATATGCCTAATGTTGTAGATATAAATACTTTTTTAAAATTGATAGATAAGTTAGGTGGAACATTCAAAAAAGAGAATGATTGTATAAAAATAGATACTTCAAAACTACACAATACTACAGCAACTTATGATATTGTAAAAACAATGAGAGCTTCTATTTTGGTTTTAGGACCAATTTTAGCCAGGTTTGGTCATTGTGAAGTTTCACTTCCAGGAGGTTGTGCAATTGGTCAAAGACCTGTTGATTTACATCTTAAAGCTTTAGAAGCAATGGGAGCTGTTATTAAAATCAATCATGGGTATATTGAAGCATCTGCCCCAAATGGTTTAAAAGGTGCAAAAATAGTATTTGATAAAGTTACAGTTGGTGGAACAGAAAATACTGTTATGGCAGCAGCTTTAGCAGATGGTGAAACTACTATTATCAATGCTGCAAAAGAACCTGAAATTGTTCAATTATGTGAAATCATAAGAAATGCTGGAGTTTCAATTGAAGGAATAGGAACATCAAAACTGATTATTCAAGGAACAAATAAAGAATTACTAAATATAAAAGACTTTGATGTTATTCCTGATAGAATTGAAGCTGGTACATATATGTGTGCAGCAGCAATTACTAACTCAAAGCTTAAGATAAATAAAGTAATCCCTTTACACTTAGAAGCAATTATTTCTAAATTAGAAGAGATGAACTTTGAAATTCTTCAAGATGAAAACTCAGTTACAGTTATGCCAACAGATGAGATAAAGCCTGTAAATATTGTAACTACTGAATATCCAGGTTTCCCAACAGATATGCAAGCACAATTTATGGCACTTGCAACGCAAGCAAAGGGTACAAGTACAATTGATGAAAGACTATTTGAGAATAGATTCATGCATGTAAGTGAATTATTAAGACTTGGTGCAGATATTCATTTAAATGGTAATATTGCCACAATTAATGGCTCAAAGAATACCTTAAATGGAACAGATGTAATGGCAACTGATTTAAGAGCTTCATCTGCTTTAGTTCTATCTGCATTAGTTGCTCAAGGAGAAACTTCTATACACAGAATCTATCATTTAGATAGAGGATATGAAGATTTAGAAGGAAAGTTTAGCAATATTGGTGCAAATGTAGCAAGATTTAAAGAATAA
- a CDS encoding TlyA family RNA methyltransferase: MRLDLYLVQQPNIQSRNKAHEIIKSNKVKIDGKIVSKPSFDVNENSNIELLEDTFYVSRAAYKLKYFLDEINIQIENKNALDIGSSTGGFTQILLENNVSSITCVDVGSNQLHEKIKENKKIKFFENQDIRTFKNQSHFDIVTCDVSFISIHNILNDINKFAKNKIIILFKPQFEVGTNIKRDKKGVVKDKIAILKARTRFIDACNLLNWKLNYFAPSKLQGKDGNEEELFYFSK; the protein is encoded by the coding sequence ATGAGATTAGACCTATATTTAGTACAACAACCCAATATACAAAGTAGAAATAAAGCTCACGAAATAATAAAATCTAATAAAGTTAAAATAGATGGTAAAATAGTTTCAAAACCATCATTTGATGTTAATGAAAACTCAAATATTGAACTTTTAGAAGACACTTTTTATGTAAGTCGTGCTGCATATAAACTAAAATACTTTTTAGATGAAATTAATATTCAAATAGAAAATAAAAACGCCCTTGATATAGGAAGTAGTACTGGTGGTTTTACCCAAATTCTATTAGAAAATAACGTAAGTAGCATTACTTGTGTAGATGTTGGTTCGAATCAACTCCATGAAAAAATAAAAGAAAATAAAAAAATTAAATTCTTTGAAAACCAAGATATAAGAACTTTTAAAAATCAAAGTCACTTTGATATAGTTACTTGTGATGTTTCATTTATTTCTATACACAATATATTAAATGATATTAATAAATTTGCAAAAAATAAAATTATAATTCTTTTTAAACCCCAATTTGAAGTTGGAACAAATATCAAAAGAGATAAAAAAGGTGTTGTAAAAGATAAAATTGCTATATTAAAAGCAAGAACTAGATTTATAGATGCTTGTAATCTACTAAACTGGAAACTAAATTATTTTGCACCAAGTAAACTACAAGGAAAAGATGGAAATGAAGAAGAGCTCTTCTATTTTAGTAAATAA
- a CDS encoding DMT family transporter, whose protein sequence is MTNDVSAGIKYMLFASLLFACMGAFAKELSSSMSSIEVVFFRNIFGVFLILIAIYRKPIVQKGGKPWLLVFRGMAGFTALLFFFYNIANIPLGEAMTFSKTSTIFSAIFAYIFIKEKLGLKGWIGVFIGFIGILFITKFDGTSLDKSDWLGILTGVGAGLAYTSIRELRTYYDGRVIVLSFMLIGSIGPLFLMGISEFYTNEKFDFIFATFVMPQANDWLFIILLGIVATFAQIYMTKAYSVAKAGIIGTISYANIAFSIAIGVFLGDKLPDIWIIFGIILIVISGILVSMKKD, encoded by the coding sequence ATGACAAATGATGTCTCTGCTGGCATCAAATATATGCTATTTGCTTCTTTATTATTTGCTTGTATGGGAGCTTTTGCGAAAGAATTAAGTTCTTCAATGAGTTCAATAGAAGTTGTATTCTTTAGAAATATATTTGGTGTTTTTTTAATTTTGATTGCAATATATAGAAAACCAATAGTTCAAAAAGGTGGAAAACCTTGGCTTTTAGTTTTTAGGGGAATGGCAGGATTTACTGCTTTGCTTTTCTTTTTTTATAATATTGCAAATATTCCATTAGGTGAAGCAATGACCTTCTCTAAAACTTCTACAATATTTTCTGCAATTTTTGCATATATTTTTATAAAAGAGAAATTAGGTTTAAAAGGCTGGATTGGAGTATTTATAGGTTTTATAGGAATTTTATTTATAACTAAATTTGATGGAACTTCTTTAGATAAATCTGATTGGTTAGGTATTTTGACAGGAGTTGGAGCTGGACTTGCTTATACTTCTATTAGAGAACTTAGAACTTATTATGATGGAAGAGTAATTGTTTTATCTTTTATGTTAATTGGTTCAATTGGTCCGTTATTTTTAATGGGGATATCAGAATTTTATACTAACGAAAAATTTGATTTTATTTTTGCAACTTTTGTAATGCCTCAAGCAAATGATTGGTTATTTATTATTTTATTGGGTATAGTTGCTACATTTGCACAAATTTATATGACAAAAGCATATTCAGTGGCAAAAGCGGGAATTATTGGGACTATATCCTATGCAAATATTGCTTTTAGTATAGCAATTGGAGTTTTTTTAGGAGATAAGCTTCCTGATATTTGGATTATTTTTGGTATAATTCTCATAGTTATTAGTGGGATCTTAGTTTCGATGAAAAAGGATTAG
- a CDS encoding type II secretion system protein GspD — MKYILLVILFVLQVHSNNDLININFKNLKIMELIKITSKKINKSILVTKEIKGKVDFISNEPIKKENLLSILKYSLEDNGYSLVESGNILRVIKSDVLLNKITIKEKSSKKVKRKIDIVKYDDEIVNSTEVISLINIEAKSLENILKTLISQRKYKNNRKPSIAIDEENNSIIIDGIKDDVNNLKYIIRKLDVIKSQVYVKAKIVEVDDNLVEDIGFRFGILGGKVHSGGLNTFSSNLNGGNAIAIDTSLLGLKIPNVSSSLALGASLSLLNKTYALDIISEPSILCLNNKESSIYVGETVSIQTASTTTDGGTTKNSFQREDIGLTLKVKPRISSKNKVILDINTIIEGIKNTNSVNFNPDTSKKEVKTTAIVNNGESVIIGGLIENKNEKSIEKIPIASEIPLIGELFKNRLENRKNKNLIVIVTPYIIPKNKDLTYVRNELSKLKSLEDKFLENVLVNLKNKKKVKVQKVDLSKKITDNQRHEEAMKEYFGI, encoded by the coding sequence ATGAAATATATTTTACTAGTTATTCTTTTTGTTCTACAAGTTCATTCTAATAATGATCTAATAAATATAAATTTTAAAAATCTTAAAATTATGGAACTTATAAAAATCACTTCAAAGAAGATAAATAAAAGTATTTTAGTTACAAAAGAGATAAAAGGTAAAGTTGATTTTATTTCTAATGAACCTATAAAAAAAGAAAACTTATTGAGTATCTTAAAATATAGTCTAGAAGATAATGGATATAGTTTAGTAGAGTCTGGGAATATTTTAAGAGTTATTAAAAGTGATGTTTTACTAAACAAAATAACTATAAAAGAAAAAAGTTCTAAAAAAGTAAAAAGAAAAATTGATATTGTTAAATATGACGATGAGATAGTTAATAGTACAGAAGTAATTTCTCTTATAAATATTGAAGCAAAAAGTTTAGAAAATATTTTAAAAACCCTAATTTCTCAAAGAAAATATAAAAATAATAGAAAACCAAGTATTGCAATTGATGAAGAGAATAATTCAATAATCATTGATGGAATTAAAGATGATGTAAATAACTTAAAATATATTATTAGAAAGTTAGATGTGATTAAATCACAAGTCTATGTAAAAGCAAAAATTGTTGAAGTAGATGATAATTTAGTTGAAGATATTGGTTTTAGATTTGGTATTTTAGGTGGGAAAGTTCATAGTGGGGGATTAAATACTTTTTCATCTAATTTAAATGGTGGTAATGCAATTGCTATAGATACTAGTTTATTAGGTTTGAAAATTCCTAATGTCTCATCTTCTTTAGCTTTAGGGGCTTCTTTAAGTCTATTAAATAAAACATATGCTTTGGATATTATTTCAGAACCATCAATTTTATGTTTAAATAATAAAGAGAGTTCAATTTATGTAGGAGAAACAGTTTCTATTCAAACTGCAAGTACCACAACTGATGGAGGAACAACTAAAAATAGTTTTCAAAGGGAAGATATAGGGCTTACTTTAAAAGTAAAACCTAGAATATCGTCTAAAAATAAAGTTATCTTAGATATTAATACAATTATCGAGGGTATAAAAAATACAAATAGTGTTAATTTTAATCCTGATACATCAAAAAAAGAAGTTAAAACTACTGCAATTGTAAATAATGGTGAAAGCGTAATTATCGGAGGTCTAATAGAAAATAAAAATGAAAAGAGTATTGAGAAAATACCAATAGCTAGTGAAATTCCACTTATTGGAGAATTGTTTAAAAACAGATTAGAAAATAGGAAAAATAAAAATCTTATTGTTATTGTAACACCCTATATAATTCCTAAAAATAAAGATTTAACATATGTTCGAAATGAGTTATCAAAATTAAAGAGTTTGGAAGATAAATTTTTAGAGAATGTTTTAGTTAATTTAAAAAATAAAAAAAAGGTGAAAGTTCAGAAAGTTGATTTATCTAAGAAAATTACAGATAATCAAAGACATGAAGAAGCTATGAAAGAATATTTTGGAATATAA